The Candidatus Omnitrophota bacterium genome window below encodes:
- a CDS encoding AglZ/HisF2 family acetamidino modification protein, whose product MLKIRVFPCLLLQETRLVKTVQFKDPTYIGDPMNAIRIFNTKEAHELILLDILATSLNRKPDFELIARVSEECNMPLTAGGGVREISDVHAMLDAGAEKVVINSFAVEDPDFIAQASEKFGSQAIVVSIDAKCHSDGAYEVFTHNGRKPTKISPVDFAVQMEKQGAGEIFLNSIDKDGTMSGYDIALIKSVTQAVNIPVIACGGVGKLEDFRDAVENGGASAVAAGSFFVFHGRRRAVLINFPTRQELEVTLSGR is encoded by the coding sequence ATGCTAAAAATTCGCGTCTTTCCATGTCTTTTGTTGCAAGAAACACGGTTGGTAAAAACAGTCCAATTTAAGGATCCCACATATATCGGCGATCCGATGAATGCTATTCGAATCTTTAACACTAAAGAAGCTCACGAATTAATCTTGTTGGATATTTTGGCAACTTCTCTTAATCGTAAACCGGACTTTGAATTGATCGCCCGGGTTTCGGAAGAATGCAATATGCCGTTAACCGCCGGAGGGGGCGTTCGAGAAATCAGCGATGTTCATGCTATGCTCGATGCCGGAGCGGAAAAAGTTGTGATCAATAGTTTTGCGGTTGAAGATCCAGATTTTATTGCGCAGGCGTCGGAAAAATTCGGTAGCCAGGCAATTGTTGTCTCAATAGATGCGAAATGTCATTCGGATGGCGCCTATGAGGTTTTTACTCATAACGGGCGAAAACCGACAAAAATAAGCCCCGTTGATTTTGCCGTTCAAATGGAAAAACAGGGGGCCGGCGAAATCTTTTTAAACTCTATTGATAAAGACGGCACTATGTCAGGTTATGACATTGCTTTGATCAAAAGCGTTACTCAGGCAGTCAATATTCCCGTTATCGCTTGCGGCGGGGTGGGTAAGCTTGAAGATTTTCGTGATGCTGTTGAAAATGGCGGAGCTTCAGCGGTTGCCGCCGGAAGCTTTTTTGTTTTTCACGGCCGCCGTCGGGCGGTTTTGATCAATTTTCCAACAAGGCAGGAGCTAGAAGTAACCTTATCAGGAAGATAG
- a CDS encoding glycosyltransferase family 2 protein, translating into MYRNKKISIVIPAYNEEKLIKPTLEHIPPLIDKIYVIDDASTDGMTAIVKEIARKDSRVELISHPKNEGPGQAIITGYLRSSKDGFDITVVVGGDFQMPLEQVEQFLDPLIDGQADYAKGNRFLLWDITREQMPRIRILGNIIITGLTKIASGYYKVMDVVDGYTAITKRAIETINWDNAWKKYGYPMDFLIRLNAYGFRVKDIARTPIYLKGERQSQIKGFRYALKTSPMLIRGFIWRMLFKYVYRDFHPLVFFFFCGLVFLPLGLLFGLYLIYLSLAGIGVSGPKAILCALLVLTGLQFVLFGMWFDMEASK; encoded by the coding sequence ATGTACCGAAATAAAAAGATTTCCATTGTGATCCCGGCCTACAATGAAGAAAAGCTGATCAAGCCTACCTTGGAACATATTCCGCCGTTAATTGATAAGATCTATGTTATTGATGATGCAAGCACGGACGGCATGACGGCCATTGTTAAAGAAATAGCCAGGAAAGACTCTCGTGTCGAGCTTATTTCCCATCCCAAAAACGAAGGGCCGGGGCAAGCCATTATTACGGGGTATTTACGGTCGTCGAAAGATGGATTTGACATTACAGTTGTGGTTGGTGGGGATTTTCAAATGCCCCTAGAACAAGTTGAGCAATTTTTAGATCCTTTAATTGACGGACAGGCGGATTATGCAAAGGGAAATAGATTCTTACTCTGGGATATTACACGCGAACAGATGCCGAGAATTAGGATTTTAGGAAATATCATTATTACGGGATTGACGAAAATTGCTTCCGGCTACTACAAAGTGATGGATGTGGTGGATGGTTATACGGCGATTACAAAAAGAGCCATTGAGACGATCAACTGGGATAATGCTTGGAAAAAATACGGATATCCAATGGATTTTCTGATTAGGCTCAATGCTTACGGGTTTCGGGTCAAAGATATTGCCCGGACGCCCATTTATTTAAAAGGCGAAAGGCAGTCGCAGATCAAGGGGTTTCGTTATGCGCTTAAGACATCACCGATGCTTATCCGGGGATTTATCTGGAGAATGCTTTTTAAATATGTTTACCGCGATTTTCATCCGCTTGTTTTTTTCTTTTTTTGCGGGTTAGTGTTTTTGCCTTTGGGGTTATTATTTGGGCTTTATTTAATATATTTATCTTTGGCCGGGATCGGTGTTTCCGGGCCCAAAGCGATCCTTTGCGCGCTGCTTGTTTTGACGGGACTGCAGTTTGTTCTGTTCGGCATGTGGTTTGATATGGAAGCGAGCAAGTAG
- the glp gene encoding gephyrin-like molybdotransferase Glp, translating to MISVDKALNIILKRLRLVSRERVSFQESLGRVLAKDIKATINLPPFSRSSVDGFAVRSIDVKKVLAEKSAEFKIVGRIQAGSHPLKCLRKFETMKIMTGAMIPAGADAVIMKEYAQELDGQVKFLRVVRSGENIRFKGEDTKKGATVLKKGNLVTSGVVSLLAALGTKKIAIYRKPKVAVLVTGNELLSIGRRLTPGKIYSANEFGLFGQIKEAGGKPVLLGVAADRLSVLRKKILQGFKYDCFIISGGVSVGDFDFVPRILKKLSVKIHFHGVSVQPGKPLLFGQKGKTYVFGLPGNPVSTAMTFYKFVRPLLLKIGGQDNILLKSSMAILAEDVKMQARRSKIFRAESFWKNNDLFVRLASHQGSGNVVSLAKATAIFEVPEDVSFLKKGTRLRIFYLP from the coding sequence ATGATTTCCGTCGATAAGGCATTGAATATTATTTTGAAAAGACTGAGGCTTGTTTCTCGCGAGCGAGTATCTTTTCAAGAATCTTTAGGCCGTGTTTTGGCTAAAGATATTAAAGCGACGATCAATCTTCCTCCGTTTAGCCGTTCCTCCGTGGATGGTTTTGCCGTTCGCAGCATTGATGTGAAAAAAGTTCTGGCAGAGAAAAGTGCTGAGTTTAAGATCGTCGGCAGAATTCAAGCGGGGAGCCATCCGTTAAAATGTTTAAGAAAATTTGAGACAATGAAAATTATGACCGGGGCTATGATCCCCGCTGGAGCGGATGCGGTTATTATGAAAGAATATGCTCAAGAATTGGATGGGCAAGTTAAATTCTTAAGGGTTGTGCGGAGCGGTGAAAATATTCGATTTAAGGGAGAAGACACAAAGAAGGGCGCAACTGTTTTGAAAAAGGGAAACCTCGTCACTTCGGGTGTTGTTTCGCTTTTAGCCGCATTGGGGACCAAAAAGATTGCGATTTATCGGAAGCCAAAAGTAGCTGTTCTTGTGACAGGCAATGAACTGTTAAGTATTGGCAGGCGGCTAACCCCAGGAAAGATCTATAGCGCTAATGAGTTTGGGCTTTTTGGGCAAATTAAAGAAGCGGGAGGCAAGCCTGTATTGCTAGGCGTGGCGGCGGATCGCTTAAGTGTTTTACGCAAGAAGATTTTGCAGGGATTTAAGTACGATTGTTTTATTATTTCCGGTGGAGTATCGGTGGGAGATTTTGATTTTGTTCCGCGGATTCTGAAAAAACTAAGCGTGAAGATACATTTTCACGGAGTATCTGTACAGCCGGGGAAGCCTCTTTTATTTGGGCAAAAAGGCAAAACGTATGTTTTTGGCCTTCCGGGTAATCCGGTTTCTACCGCAATGACTTTTTATAAATTTGTTCGGCCGTTGCTCCTTAAAATAGGCGGGCAAGATAATATTTTATTGAAAAGCAGCATGGCAATATTAGCGGAAGATGTTAAAATGCAGGCACGACGTTCGAAGATTTTTAGGGCAGAAAGTTTTTGGAAGAACAATGATCTTTTTGTGCGATTGGCGAGCCATCAGGGCTCCGGTAACGTTGTGTCTTTAGCAAAAGCAACTGCGATCTTTGAAGTTCCGGAAGACGTTTCATTCTTAAAGAAAGGGACAAGGCTGAGGATTTTTTACTTACCTTGA
- a CDS encoding peptide chain release factor-like protein — translation MNPFGVSEEKYLTQLKKMARLKVLERDLEESFIRSSGPGGQNVNKVATCVVLRHQPTGIVVKCQQERQQALNRFLARRLLLNEIERRQADLILKEMNQREKIRRQKRKRSKNSKEEILKRKHIHGQKKKDRQPLSLHRFKE, via the coding sequence ATGAATCCTTTTGGCGTTTCTGAAGAAAAATATTTAACTCAATTAAAGAAAATGGCCCGCTTAAAAGTCCTTGAGCGTGATCTCGAAGAATCCTTTATTCGTTCATCCGGGCCAGGCGGTCAAAATGTCAACAAAGTCGCTACCTGTGTCGTCTTGCGCCATCAACCGACAGGCATTGTTGTCAAGTGCCAGCAAGAGCGTCAGCAAGCCTTGAACCGGTTTTTAGCGCGCCGCTTGCTTTTAAATGAAATTGAACGCCGGCAAGCTGATCTTATTTTAAAAGAAATGAATCAGCGAGAGAAAATACGGCGTCAAAAGCGCAAGCGCTCAAAAAATTCTAAAGAAGAGATCTTGAAGCGAAAACATATTCACGGGCAAAAGAAGAAAGACCGTCAACCGTTAAGCCTTCATCGATTTAAAGAATAA
- a CDS encoding N-acetyl sugar amidotransferase has protein sequence MNSGVCTRCVLDTTIPEIRFDENGVCQYCKIHDDLEKEYPLNDDGKRKLDRWVEKIKKDGQGKPYDIIVGVSGGRDSTFGLYMVVKLGLRPLAVHFDNGWNSEIAVTNIKRATEKLNVDLHTFVVDWDEFKDLQISFLKASTSDAEIPTDVAIHGILHRVAAQENIKYILFAHSFRTEGFSPIGWTYMDGRYIREVQKKFGTKKLKTFPNLTISNFFYYRLIKKIQVVPLLSLMEYRHKEAQELLEKELGWKYYGGHHHESYYTHFFQSFYLPRKFNIDKRKLEYSALIRSGQMTREAALTDITQNVYPYDEELVKYTMNKLGLSKEDFESIMKAPRKNFQDYPTYFPLLKILKFPILWATKLNIFPKHLYMKYLG, from the coding sequence ATGAATTCTGGTGTTTGCACGCGATGCGTCTTGGATACAACCATTCCCGAAATCCGTTTTGATGAAAACGGTGTTTGTCAGTATTGCAAAATCCACGATGACCTGGAAAAAGAATATCCGCTCAATGACGATGGAAAACGCAAGCTTGATCGCTGGGTTGAAAAAATAAAAAAAGATGGGCAGGGGAAACCGTACGACATTATCGTGGGAGTAAGCGGCGGGCGGGACAGTACGTTTGGCCTGTATATGGTTGTTAAGTTAGGACTACGTCCCCTAGCTGTTCACTTTGACAATGGATGGAATTCGGAGATCGCCGTTACAAATATCAAGCGGGCAACGGAAAAATTAAATGTTGATTTACATACCTTTGTGGTGGATTGGGACGAATTTAAGGATCTGCAGATCTCTTTTTTAAAAGCATCAACGTCTGATGCCGAAATTCCCACTGATGTTGCCATTCATGGGATTTTGCACCGCGTTGCAGCGCAGGAAAATATTAAATACATTCTTTTCGCGCATTCTTTTCGAACGGAAGGGTTTTCACCCATTGGCTGGACGTATATGGACGGGCGGTATATCCGCGAAGTTCAAAAGAAATTCGGCACAAAAAAATTAAAAACCTTTCCAAATCTGACCATTTCAAATTTCTTTTATTATCGCCTTATCAAAAAGATCCAGGTTGTTCCTCTTTTATCATTGATGGAATACCGCCATAAAGAAGCCCAAGAGTTGCTAGAAAAGGAATTAGGCTGGAAATATTACGGCGGGCATCACCATGAGTCGTATTATACGCATTTTTTTCAGTCATTTTATTTGCCGCGAAAATTTAACATTGATAAACGCAAACTTGAATATTCAGCGCTTATTCGTTCGGGGCAGATGACCCGCGAAGCCGCACTTACGGATATTACGCAAAACGTCTATCCTTATGATGAAGAGCTTGTGAAATACACCATGAATAAATTGGGATTGAGCAAAGAGGACTTTGAAAGCATCATGAAAGCTCCCCGAAAAAATTTTCAAGACTACCCGACGTATTTTCCGCTTTTGAAAATTCTCAAATTTCCGATCCTTTGGGCGACAAAACTCAATATTTTCCCAAAACATCTTTATATGAAATATTTAGGCTGA
- a CDS encoding ChbG/HpnK family deacetylase yields the protein MQLIINADDAGIDIGRNQGIFEAVQKGVVTSISLIVGQAGWQDALSQIRKNSNVGVGLHFNLTAGKPIAQGLKTIVKPDGCFFNKFELWQRSVDGVIDSDEVAREFYAQLDAFKKAGLKLSHVDGHNHVHLLPCVRDGFLKAAPARSWVRLPFEHSKDSRNPLKEDAYSVYNNAEFLVPAANFLSQEAFGIWKDRFRYIDDFSGTLLTPYPTLEGFKKAVTELRGNVCELMCHPGGKPQSDAVNFSKLMERQKEFQILTSTSFKGFLNEQNIHLISYQDLN from the coding sequence ATGCAATTGATCATTAATGCGGATGATGCCGGTATCGATATTGGAAGAAACCAGGGGATATTTGAAGCTGTCCAAAAAGGAGTCGTTACTAGTATTTCGCTGATCGTAGGGCAGGCTGGCTGGCAAGATGCTTTAAGTCAAATCCGAAAAAATTCGAATGTGGGCGTCGGCTTGCATTTCAATCTTACAGCCGGAAAACCAATTGCCCAAGGATTAAAAACTATTGTTAAGCCTGACGGCTGTTTCTTTAATAAGTTTGAACTGTGGCAACGGTCTGTCGATGGAGTGATCGACTCGGATGAAGTTGCCAGGGAATTTTACGCACAGCTTGATGCTTTTAAAAAGGCCGGGCTTAAGCTTTCGCATGTGGACGGGCATAACCATGTTCATCTTTTACCTTGTGTTCGGGATGGATTCTTAAAGGCTGCTCCGGCGCGTAGTTGGGTTAGGCTTCCATTTGAGCACAGCAAGGATTCGCGAAATCCTCTTAAGGAAGACGCTTATTCTGTGTATAATAATGCCGAATTCTTAGTTCCGGCGGCGAACTTTTTATCACAGGAAGCTTTTGGGATTTGGAAAGACCGTTTTCGCTATATTGATGATTTTTCTGGAACGCTTCTAACGCCTTATCCGACTCTGGAAGGTTTTAAAAAGGCTGTAACCGAATTGCGTGGAAATGTTTGTGAATTAATGTGTCATCCCGGGGGAAAGCCGCAAAGCGATGCGGTTAATTTCTCAAAGCTAATGGAACGTCAAAAAGAATTTCAAATTCTCACAAGTACGTCGTTCAAAGGATTTCTTAATGAACAAAACATCCACCTTATTTCTTATCAAGATCTAAATTAA
- a CDS encoding DegT/DnrJ/EryC1/StrS family aminotransferase, giving the protein MIKIPLVDLKRQYQTIKKEIDRALLDIVERSSFISGPEINTFERSFAKMCGADCAVAVSSGTTAIYLALMALKIGKGDEVITAPNTFIATTEAISQTGAKVVFADVDDRTLNIDPEKLKKMITRRTKAVIPVHLYGQMCDMDAIMNIARRHHLLVIEDAAQAHLSEFKGKRAGSFGAAGCFSFFPGKNLGAYGDAGAIVTNDKKLAKEMKMLSDHGRIAKYEHLKEGYNYRMDNIQAAILNIKLKYLPRWTEKRRKIAQRYSELFAGTDIKTPYIDLRAKPVYHQYVVRIKNRDKVQGYLIEQGISTGIHYPIALHLQKAYRYLGYKKGDFPIVEKAASEILSLPIFPELTENEMQIIVRALKTACAKSFGA; this is encoded by the coding sequence ATGATAAAAATCCCTTTAGTTGATTTAAAAAGACAATATCAAACGATCAAAAAAGAGATTGACCGAGCACTTTTAGATATTGTTGAGCGTTCGTCTTTTATATCAGGTCCGGAAATAAATACTTTTGAACGATCTTTTGCAAAGATGTGCGGCGCGGATTGTGCGGTTGCCGTAAGCTCGGGCACAACGGCTATTTATTTAGCGTTGATGGCGTTAAAAATTGGAAAGGGTGATGAGGTTATTACGGCGCCGAATACTTTTATCGCGACAACGGAGGCTATTTCGCAAACCGGCGCTAAAGTTGTTTTTGCTGATGTGGATGACCGAACGCTGAACATTGATCCAGAAAAACTTAAAAAAATGATCACACGGCGGACAAAAGCCGTCATTCCGGTCCATCTGTACGGACAAATGTGTGATATGGATGCGATCATGAACATCGCAAGGCGCCATCATTTATTAGTCATTGAGGATGCGGCTCAGGCTCATCTAAGCGAGTTTAAAGGAAAAAGAGCCGGAAGCTTTGGCGCGGCGGGTTGTTTTAGCTTTTTCCCGGGTAAAAATCTGGGAGCTTACGGTGATGCCGGAGCCATTGTTACTAATGATAAAAAACTGGCAAAAGAGATGAAAATGCTCTCTGATCATGGGCGCATTGCCAAATATGAGCATCTCAAAGAAGGTTATAATTACCGCATGGATAATATTCAGGCGGCTATTTTAAATATCAAATTAAAATATTTACCGCGCTGGACAGAAAAACGCAGAAAAATTGCTCAACGATACAGTGAATTATTTGCAGGAACCGATATAAAAACTCCTTACATTGATCTTCGCGCCAAGCCTGTTTATCACCAGTATGTTGTCCGCATAAAAAACAGAGATAAAGTTCAGGGTTATTTAATCGAGCAGGGAATATCAACGGGAATTCATTACCCCATTGCGCTTCATTTGCAAAAGGCGTATCGCTATTTGGGCTATAAAAAAGGTGATTTTCCAATTGTGGAAAAGGCTGCCAGCGAAATCTTGTCTCTTCCTATTTTTCCGGAATTAACCGAGAACGAAATGCAGATCATTGTGCGGGCATTAAAAACAGCCTGTGCGAAATCGTTCGGAGCATAA
- a CDS encoding 50S ribosomal protein L11 methyltransferase, protein MVTKNIPSRKTTWEISIDCSHYDLSAQKILKNLLINRCGVDPFKVIEYNTNLSRQIRVYPGSHQEAKKLRRIISNFQLNSIKIRLRCLKVVQWRDRWKKDFHIFALTPRIDIVPTWQKKIYKPSTRRPIFINTATSFGTGLHETTRFMAHLIESCRGRFESFLDIGTGTGILSLVAFLSGAQNVQAIDIDANCIETAKGNFRLNRRLPDKVQAVDFGKMKTLKQFDLIAANLLTDDLIVMKRKIVSKVKPGKFLAVSGISLENLPRLKKTFCGLPLRCLKIKKGRAWAALLYQRKGKNK, encoded by the coding sequence ATGGTTACAAAAAATATCCCTTCCAGGAAAACCACATGGGAAATCAGCATCGATTGCAGTCATTACGATCTTTCCGCTCAAAAGATCTTGAAAAATCTCCTTATTAACCGTTGCGGCGTTGACCCCTTTAAGGTGATTGAATATAACACGAATTTATCTCGGCAAATACGGGTTTACCCCGGATCACATCAAGAAGCCAAAAAACTTAGAAGAATAATTTCAAATTTTCAGCTGAACAGTATCAAAATCCGGTTGCGATGTCTTAAAGTTGTGCAGTGGCGCGACCGATGGAAGAAAGATTTTCATATTTTTGCGCTTACGCCGCGCATTGACATTGTCCCAACTTGGCAAAAAAAGATCTATAAACCAAGCACTCGCCGCCCAATTTTTATAAATACCGCGACGTCCTTTGGGACAGGGTTGCATGAGACAACAAGGTTCATGGCGCATTTAATTGAATCTTGCCGCGGCCGTTTTGAAAGCTTTCTTGATATCGGTACCGGAACCGGGATCCTTTCTTTAGTGGCGTTTTTATCCGGAGCTCAAAATGTTCAAGCCATTGATATTGATGCAAACTGCATTGAGACTGCAAAAGGAAATTTCCGTTTGAATCGGCGTTTGCCCGACAAAGTCCAAGCGGTTGATTTTGGAAAAATGAAAACCTTAAAACAATTCGACCTTATCGCGGCAAATTTGCTGACGGATGACCTTATCGTCATGAAAAGAAAGATCGTTTCCAAAGTTAAGCCCGGAAAATTTTTGGCGGTTTCCGGCATCTCACTTGAGAATCTGCCGCGTCTTAAAAAGACATTTTGTGGCTTGCCATTACGCTGTTTAAAAATTAAAAAAGGCCGCGCCTGGGCCGCGCTTCTTTATCAAAGAAAAGGGAAAAACAAATGA
- a CDS encoding Gfo/Idh/MocA family oxidoreductase — protein sequence MVNIGLIGCGYWGPNLLRSFNSISDCRVQKVAELDAARLAYIQQNYPTVSITKNYKDLLGSKIDAVVIATPARTHFQFAKEAIQNKKHVLIEKPMAMTVKEAKELMALAQKNRCKIMVGHTFEYNAAVRSLKKYIQNGTIGQPYYLYAQRLNFGIVRSDINALWNLAPHDISILLYLLEKMPLAVSARGDDFIQKGIEDVVFVVLYFPGDIMAHIHVSWLDPNKTRKLTVVGSEKMIVYDDVSDAKIQIYDKGIKKKNIKDSLGEYDDFAKFQTAKVAGDKTIPKIDFIEPLKTECAHFIDCILNDKTPLTDGLNGLRVVRVLEAAQESMKRNGQLINVK from the coding sequence ATGGTTAATATCGGTTTGATCGGTTGTGGTTATTGGGGACCCAATCTTCTTCGCAGTTTTAATAGTATTTCTGATTGTCGTGTCCAAAAAGTAGCGGAATTAGATGCTGCCCGTCTTGCGTATATTCAACAGAATTATCCGACTGTTTCTATAACAAAGAATTACAAGGATTTATTAGGAAGCAAGATCGATGCCGTAGTGATCGCGACGCCGGCGCGCACTCATTTTCAATTTGCCAAAGAAGCTATTCAAAATAAAAAGCATGTTTTGATCGAAAAGCCAATGGCCATGACGGTCAAAGAGGCTAAAGAGTTAATGGCACTTGCCCAAAAAAACCGATGCAAAATCATGGTGGGTCATACCTTTGAATACAATGCGGCAGTAAGAAGTTTAAAAAAATATATTCAAAACGGGACGATTGGCCAGCCGTATTATCTTTACGCTCAGCGGCTTAATTTTGGCATCGTACGTAGCGACATTAATGCTCTATGGAACTTAGCGCCGCATGATATTTCGATTCTACTCTATCTTTTAGAAAAAATGCCTTTAGCAGTCTCGGCCAGGGGCGATGATTTTATCCAAAAGGGAATTGAAGATGTTGTTTTTGTCGTTTTATATTTTCCCGGTGATATCATGGCTCATATCCATGTCAGCTGGCTTGACCCGAACAAAACCAGGAAACTAACGGTGGTGGGCAGTGAGAAAATGATCGTTTACGATGATGTCAGTGATGCCAAGATCCAGATCTATGATAAGGGAATTAAGAAAAAGAATATCAAAGATTCTCTGGGAGAGTATGATGACTTTGCAAAATTTCAAACGGCAAAAGTTGCCGGAGATAAAACCATCCCGAAAATTGATTTTATCGAACCTTTGAAAACAGAATGTGCTCATTTTATTGATTGCATTTTGAATGATAAAACTCCTCTTACAGATGGATTAAATGGCTTGCGTGTTGTACGCGTTTTAGAAGCGGCGCAAGAATCCATGAAGCGCAACGGACAATTAATCAATGTGAAATAA
- the moaC gene encoding cyclic pyranopterin monophosphate synthase MoaC, translating into MTKKKINHQKLGMVDVSHKPITKRIAIASATIAMSKVTFMALMKNRSPKGNVLEAAKIAGIMAAKKTPDIIPLCHPLEIQKVNVEFELSRLDCSVLAKATVICLGRTGVEMEALTAATVAVLTIYDMMKWSDRTMVIKDIILLHKNGGKSGSYNRKKKQ; encoded by the coding sequence ATGACGAAAAAGAAAATAAATCATCAAAAATTGGGAATGGTTGATGTAAGCCATAAGCCGATCACAAAAAGGATAGCGATTGCTTCAGCAACCATTGCAATGAGCAAAGTTACTTTTATGGCTCTTATGAAGAATCGTTCTCCTAAGGGTAATGTTTTGGAAGCCGCAAAAATAGCCGGCATTATGGCGGCGAAGAAAACACCGGACATTATTCCTCTGTGCCATCCTTTAGAAATTCAGAAAGTAAATGTGGAATTTGAATTAAGCCGATTAGATTGTTCCGTTTTAGCAAAAGCAACAGTAATTTGTTTGGGGCGAACCGGTGTTGAAATGGAAGCGTTAACGGCAGCGACGGTAGCTGTTTTAACGATTTACGATATGATGAAGTGGTCTGATAGAACGATGGTTATTAAAGATATTATATTATTGCATAAAAACGGCGGAAAGAGCGGATCGTATAACAGAAAGAAGAAACAATAA